One part of the Gemmatimonadota bacterium genome encodes these proteins:
- a CDS encoding sodium:solute symporter family protein, with product MQPWVVATSLIFAYLVFSIVLGIVANRRMAVDLEDFLLYGRKAGFVVLYLTVCATYHSAFAFLGSGGFFYTHGIGFWEAGTWTVLVGAITYVLGTRIWALGKAFGYVTPADMLADFYESEAVRIVVAIVSVVFTILYIQVQAQGLGYIIQVASGGRISFELGTLILLVVAAGYLMAGGLRAVYWTDVLQGVWMYAAVWIGALVLSYELFGGPLELWRRVAAERPDLLSLPGPRGFFSPGMWFGMTISLSFGIVFQPHIFIRYYTAASARTLKFLGATTPIYLMTLYIPTALVGLGGALVLPDLAIPDQVFPELLFRYSPAWLTGLILAGATAAAMSTLDSILHSNMTVLTRDVYQRYLAKDRSAAHYIWVGRAIVLALLVVGYLLSVKTFAFLVTLVTLSGSGALQLMPAVLGVCLPGRRPFTRTGVLSGIGVGLAVLYWTLVIHPHPLGMHAAVWSLAVNAVVTWTVSRFTQPPSAATQRRIHGEIERFVYGSEGDAA from the coding sequence GTGCAGCCCTGGGTCGTCGCCACCTCCCTGATCTTCGCCTACCTGGTCTTCAGCATCGTGCTGGGGATCGTGGCCAACCGCCGCATGGCGGTCGACCTGGAGGACTTCCTGCTGTACGGCCGCAAGGCCGGCTTCGTGGTGCTCTATCTGACGGTGTGCGCCACGTACCACTCGGCCTTCGCGTTCCTGGGCTCGGGTGGCTTCTTCTATACGCACGGCATCGGCTTCTGGGAGGCCGGCACGTGGACCGTGCTGGTGGGCGCCATCACCTACGTGCTCGGCACCCGCATCTGGGCGTTGGGGAAGGCGTTCGGATACGTCACGCCCGCGGACATGCTCGCGGACTTCTACGAGAGTGAGGCGGTCCGCATCGTCGTCGCGATCGTGAGCGTCGTGTTCACGATCCTCTACATCCAGGTCCAGGCGCAAGGGCTGGGCTACATCATCCAGGTTGCCTCGGGCGGCCGCATCTCGTTCGAGCTGGGCACCCTGATCCTGCTGGTGGTGGCCGCAGGCTACCTCATGGCGGGCGGCCTGCGCGCGGTCTACTGGACGGATGTGCTCCAGGGCGTCTGGATGTATGCGGCCGTGTGGATCGGCGCGCTCGTGCTGTCCTACGAGCTCTTCGGAGGACCACTCGAGTTGTGGCGGCGCGTGGCGGCCGAGCGGCCCGACCTCCTGTCCCTGCCCGGCCCTCGCGGGTTCTTCTCACCCGGGATGTGGTTCGGGATGACCATCTCGCTGTCGTTCGGGATCGTCTTCCAGCCCCACATCTTCATCCGCTACTACACGGCCGCGTCGGCCCGCACGCTCAAGTTCCTGGGTGCCACCACACCCATCTACCTCATGACGCTCTACATCCCCACCGCGCTGGTGGGGCTGGGCGGTGCGCTGGTCCTGCCCGACCTGGCCATCCCGGACCAGGTCTTCCCGGAGCTGCTGTTCCGCTACTCCCCGGCCTGGCTCACGGGCCTGATCCTGGCCGGAGCCACGGCGGCGGCCATGTCCACGCTGGATTCGATCCTGCACTCCAACATGACGGTGCTCACGCGGGACGTGTACCAGCGTTACCTGGCCAAGGACCGCTCGGCTGCGCACTACATCTGGGTCGGTCGCGCCATCGTCCTGGCGCTGCTCGTGGTCGGATACCTGCTGTCGGTGAAGACGTTCGCCTTCCTGGTCACGCTGGTGACCCTGTCCGGCTCGGGCGCCCTGCAACTCATGCCCGCCGTTCTGGGCGTCTGCCTGCCCGGTCGCCGGCCGTTCACGCGCACGGGCGTGCTGAGCGGCATCGGCGTGGGGCTGGCGGTCCTCTACTGGACCCTCGTCATACACCCGCACCCACTGGGGATGCATGCCGCCGTATGGTCCCTGGCGGTCAACGCGGTGGTGACCTGGACCGTCTCGCGGTTCACGCAGCCTCCGTCGGCGGCAACGCAGCGTCGCATCCATGGCGAGATCGAACGCTTCGTGTACGGGAGCGAGGGCGACGCCGCCTGA